TCGTCGTATAGACGCGAGTGCACACGCCGCGCTTCTGCGGGCAGGACTGCAGATGGCGCGCCTTCTCGCGATAGGTCGGCGCTTGGCGCGGCTTGCGGATCAACTGGCTGATCGTCGGCATTCAATAGGGTCCTTCGCGTGATTGCGAATGGCGGATGTCAAGGGATCCCGCCGCGCATGGCCCTTAAAGGCACGCGCAAACGAGCGAAGCGCCGATGGCCGTAAGGGCCAAGGCGCTTCTAACGCAGAGGATCCCGTCGCCGGGATCGTGCCTTCCTGTCAGTCGCTTTCGCGACGTGCTGATTACCAATTACATTTGGCGGTCACAGGCAAGGCGACAGCGTTTAAGTTCGAAGGATCGAGAGCGAGGCGCTCGCCGACGGCATGAACTTACGGCCTGTCGAAAGTGGGCGGAACCTAATGGCGACGCTGGGCGGCGTCAAGCAAAGAATCTGTCATGATTGAAGAAATTCGCACCTGCTTGCCGCCAGGATTTTATTAGGTTTGTCTATCGGTGCGACGGCCCTCATTCGCCGGGAGTGAAATTCTTCAAAAACTCAATCACCGGCTCGACATGCTCGCCGAGCTGCTTTGCAACCTCATCCCAGCCTTTAATGCCAGCCTTTAATGGCGAACTCCATGTCTTGCCCTTTTCCGACTCCAGCGCTTCGATCCGGTCTGGCCCAGACGCCAGAACGCCTAGCTCTAGCTGAGGCGCTGGAAAGGTCTGCCTGGCGGCCAAGCCTACTGAAAGCGCAAGGGCATATGGCGTTCGAGTAGGCGCCCCGGATTGGCGTGCGCCTTCGCCATTCTGAACGCTGCATGCTACAGGTGGATCGAGACCGGCCCCGAGATTCTACCGATCGCAACCGTGTGGCGCCGGCGCGCCGTTGGCTCGGGGACGGGGCGCAGCCGCCAAATCCGCGGAAGCGTCTCATCTGCGCAGTTTGGTCGCATGCCGACGGCATTGCGCCTGGCGCGAGCCGGTAACATCATCCCCCACTGCGACGGCGACGCCGCCAAAGTTGATCAAGGAAGGAAGCTCGAATGAGCCATGTTGCGCATGAGTTGCACGAAGAATTTCCCCAGCACGCCGAGGCCATTCACGCCTTGAAGGCCAAGAACGCGCACTTCGCGCGCCTCACCGAGGAATATCACACGCTCAATCGCGCCATTCACCGCATGGAGACCAATGTCGAGCCGGCCGATGACGGCACGATCGAGGATCTCAAGAAGAAGCGGCTCGTCCTCAAGGATGAGATCGCCGGCTTCCTCGAAACGGCGTAAGCTGCTTCTCTCAAATAGCGTGAAAACGCCCCGGCCTGCGCCGGGGCGTTTTCGGTTCTAACGATATTGCGCAGGCGGCTGCGGATTGTTCGCGGGATTGCTGTCGTGCTTGGTCAGGCGGGCGACCAACGGCCCGCCGACGAGCGGCTGAAGTTCCGCCTCCAGCGCGTCGGCGACGTCCTTCCCATAGATTTCCTCACCGGCGACATGGATCGAGAAGGCTTTGCTGTGCTTCTCGATTTTCGCCGGGTCTTCAATCACCGCCTTGGTCCATTTGTAGAGCGGGAAATTCTCCTCCCCGCGTTGTTCGGCTGCGGCGACATAGTCGGCAAAAGCGTCGAGCTGGTTCCGAAGCTTCGCGTGATGTTTGGCGAGAATGTCGCTGAGAGGCTTGAGCGCCGGATTTTCCGGATCCTTGCGAGCGAGCTTGGCCGCCGCATCGACGAGATTGACCCGAACCTGATATGCCCACTCTTCGCTCATCGATCCACTCCCTGGGGCTGACGCCGCGCGCTGCGCCTCTTTTCACTAGGCTTATGAGCCGACCGGCGTCGGGGCTAAAAGAACCTTAGCAAATTGGCGAAAACCCGAGATTTTCCAAGACCCCGGGGACGCCGCCGAGTGTCGCTCCTGCTCAGCTATCCCATTGTCGTCATTATGTTTAATTGCGCATACCCAGGCACAAGGTGATTTTTTTAGCAATATTGTGTATAAGCGGTCCAGCGGCATCCAGGCGGCGCCGCCCTCTGGGAACGGACCTCGGCCACATTTCAGCCGCCTTGGCCTCCGACTTTGTCGGGTCGACGGCGCGCCTTTCGAAAGTCCCGCGGTCGAGCCGATAAGAGTATCGGCTGTTGAGCATCGACGTCGCGCCCTTCGAGGAGTCGGGGGCGGCCGTTTCGCGCGGAACGCGCAGTCACGTCGCGCCGGCCCGGACGTTAAATTGCGGCCGCAAATAGCAAAGGGTGAAGATGCCGACCATCGCTCTCGTCGACGACGATCGAAACATTCTCACCTCTGTCTCCATCGCTCTGGAGGGCGAGGGGTATCGCGTCCAGACCTATACCGACGGCGCGCAGGCGCTCGACGGGCTGCGCGCCAACCCGCCCGATCTGGCGATCTTCGACATTAAGATGCCGCGGATGGACGGCATGGAGCTTCTGCGTCGACTGCGGCAGAAGTCGGACCTCCCGGTGATTTTTCTCACCTCCAAAGACGAGGAAATCGACGAGCTGTTCGGCCTGAAGATGGGGGCGGACGACTTCATTCATAAGCCTTTCTCGCAACGGCTGCTCGTCGAGCGGGTCAAGGCGATTCTGCGGCGCTCCAATCCAAAGGAGGCCGCGGCTCAGAAGGAATCGGAGGCCAAGGTCTTGGAGCGCGGCGCGCTGCTGATGGACCCTGAGCGCCACACCTGCACCTGGCGCGGCGATCCGGTGGTGCTGACGGTCACGGAATTCCTGATTTTGCAGTCGCTGGCGCAGCGTCCCGGCGTCGTGAAGAGCCGCAACGCGCTCATGGACGCGGCCTATGACGACCAGGTCTATGTCGACGATCGAACGATCGACAGCCACATCAAGCGTTTACGCAAGAAATTCAAGGTCGCGGACAACGACTTCGAAATGATCGAGACGCTCTATGGCGTGGGCTATCGATTCAAGGAAGCCTGAGTTCTCGCGGAGGGGACGCGAGATGGACGCAAGCGTCGAGGGTGACGGCGACGTGACCGCCGTCGGCGACCAGGTCGCGGAAGCGCCGCGTCCGGCGGTCCCGGCGACCGCTTCAGCGCGCGACGCCGCGGCGGCGCGGGCCCGCCTGTGGCGGACGGTCTCCGTCCGTTTGGCGCGGGCGCAGCGCACTGTGCGGCGAACTGTCCAGTCGCATCTTTCGTCCTCGCTCACGCGCCGCATCGTCGTTCTCAATCTTGGCGGGCTGGTCGCGCTGCTGGCTGGGTTCCTCTACCTCAACCAGTTTCGCGAAGGTCTGATCGACGCCCGCGTGCAAAGCCTGCAAACGCAGGGCGAGATCATCGCCGCGGCGGTGGCGGCGTCAGCGACAGTCGACACCGACGCCATTTCCATCGATCCCGAGAAGCTGTTGAAGCTTGCGCCGGGAGAAAGCGCGAGCGACGCCGACGGCTCCCCGCTGGAGTTTTCGCTCAACCCCGAACGCGTCGGGCCGCTGCTGCGGCGACTGGTGTCCCCGACGCGGCTGCGGGCGCGCATCTACGACCGCGACGGCTTTCTGCTGCTCGACTCGCGCTCCGTCTCCGGTCGTTCGAACATTCTGCGTTTCGAGCTGCCGCCCGCAGGCGGCCAGCCCACCACCCTCGACGCATCGTCTTTCCTCGAACGGTCGCTGGAGTTTGTCCAGCGCCTGTCGCATCGGCCGGAGCTGCCGCTCTACGAAGACATCGGCATGGGCAATGGCAAAGCCTATCCTGAAGTCGGCAGCGCGCTCGGCGGCCATATTCATTCGGTGGTGCGCGCCAACGCCAGGGGCGAAACCATCATTTCCGTCGCCGTCCCGGTTCAACGTTACCGGTCGGTGCGCGGCGCGCTGCTCCTCTCGACCATGGGCGGCGACATCGACGCCGTCATCGTCACGGAACGCTGGGGCATCATCCGCATCTTTCTGGTCTCGGCCGGCGTGATGCTGCTGATTTCGCTGTTCTTCACCAACACGATCACCGAACCGATGCGCCGCCTCGCCGAGGCGGCCGAGCGCGTGCGGCGCGGCGTCAAATCCCGCCAGGAGATCCCGGACTTCTCGGACCGGCCGGACGAGATCGGCCATCTTTCGGGCGCGCTGCGCGACATGACGAAGGCGCTCTACAACCGCATCGACGCGATCGAGCATTTCGCCGCGGATGTCGCGCATGAACTCAAGAATCCGTTGACGTCTCTGCGCAGCGCCGTCGAGACGCTGCCGATCGCCAAGACCGAGGAGTCGCGGGACAGGCTGCTCGCCATCATCAAGCATGACGTCGGCCGGCTCGACCGTTTGATCAGCGATATTTCCGACGCGTCTCGTCTCGACGCCGAACTCGCGCGCGCCGACATGGACGTCGTCGATCTCTCGGCGGCGCTGTCGACCGTCGTCGACTTGGCGCGCGCGGTGGAGCGCGGCGACGGCGTCAACATTCAGCTGACCGTCCGCTCCTCTCCATACGACGCGACGCGCAGCCGCTGGCGCGTTCTCGGCAATGACTCGCGCCTCGGTCAGGTGTTCAACAATCTGATCGACAACGGCCGGTCTTTTTCAAAGCCCGGCGGCGTCGTGCGGGTGCTGCTGTGGCCGGAGCGGGCCAAGGGGCCGGGAGGCCAGCAGATCGAAGGCTTCGAGATCATCGTCGACGACGACGGCCCCGGAATTCCCGACGGCGCGTTCGAACGCATTTTCGAACGTTTCTACACCGATCGGCCGGAACAGGGGTTTGGCCAGAACTCCGGGCTCGGGCTCTCGATCTCCCGCCAAATCATCGAGGCGCATGGCGGACGCGTGCGCGCCCTCAACCGCACCCGCGCGCATCCGCAGGGCACTGACGAGCCCCTGCCCGGCGACGCCGTGCTCGGGGCGCGCTTTGTCGTCTGGTTGCCTTCGGCGCGATGACGCCGCCGCAAGCGTCAGAGTATGTTCACGCCAATGCGCTGGTTCTCGGCGCGTTCGGCCTGCTGCTGCGCGGACCGTCCGGCGCCGGCAAGAGCGCCCTCAGCTTACAGCTTGTCGCCGACTGGCGGGCGCGCGGCGCTTTCG
Above is a genomic segment from Methylocystis rosea containing:
- a CDS encoding response regulator transcription factor gives rise to the protein MPTIALVDDDRNILTSVSIALEGEGYRVQTYTDGAQALDGLRANPPDLAIFDIKMPRMDGMELLRRLRQKSDLPVIFLTSKDEEIDELFGLKMGADDFIHKPFSQRLLVERVKAILRRSNPKEAAAQKESEAKVLERGALLMDPERHTCTWRGDPVVLTVTEFLILQSLAQRPGVVKSRNALMDAAYDDQVYVDDRTIDSHIKRLRKKFKVADNDFEMIETLYGVGYRFKEA
- a CDS encoding sensor histidine kinase, which produces MDASVEGDGDVTAVGDQVAEAPRPAVPATASARDAAAARARLWRTVSVRLARAQRTVRRTVQSHLSSSLTRRIVVLNLGGLVALLAGFLYLNQFREGLIDARVQSLQTQGEIIAAAVAASATVDTDAISIDPEKLLKLAPGESASDADGSPLEFSLNPERVGPLLRRLVSPTRLRARIYDRDGFLLLDSRSVSGRSNILRFELPPAGGQPTTLDASSFLERSLEFVQRLSHRPELPLYEDIGMGNGKAYPEVGSALGGHIHSVVRANARGETIISVAVPVQRYRSVRGALLLSTMGGDIDAVIVTERWGIIRIFLVSAGVMLLISLFFTNTITEPMRRLAEAAERVRRGVKSRQEIPDFSDRPDEIGHLSGALRDMTKALYNRIDAIEHFAADVAHELKNPLTSLRSAVETLPIAKTEESRDRLLAIIKHDVGRLDRLISDISDASRLDAELARADMDVVDLSAALSTVVDLARAVERGDGVNIQLTVRSSPYDATRSRWRVLGNDSRLGQVFNNLIDNGRSFSKPGGVVRVLLWPERAKGPGGQQIEGFEIIVDDDGPGIPDGAFERIFERFYTDRPEQGFGQNSGLGLSISRQIIEAHGGRVRALNRTRAHPQGTDEPLPGDAVLGARFVVWLPSAR
- a CDS encoding YdcH family protein, which translates into the protein MSHVAHELHEEFPQHAEAIHALKAKNAHFARLTEEYHTLNRAIHRMETNVEPADDGTIEDLKKKRLVLKDEIAGFLETA